Proteins co-encoded in one Rhopalosiphum maidis isolate BTI-1 chromosome 2, ASM367621v3, whole genome shotgun sequence genomic window:
- the LOC113555025 gene encoding nuclear valosin-containing protein-like has product MLRLHHYDLQTNFSLKYLSKTSLQDVQYSDRFIIPRVEEYLNRFMQSTRKRRFLDKELIVNALRSEYPEYNRKPWGVMSNLTARALVVLDNIKDGKLVEELSSEDSTIDIMSSGDEHIDITNDLDPPENPKHYITDVNSSASELAQEVGSNSFACDITTNGDSNKPATGPSEFENMPGWVIDKMPMKSVKRKNNLDKTVEGMPTPLKKVCQQLGTTEEVTLTFDDLAGCDSVLLEICQLIMHIKHPEVYKTLGVSPPKGFLLHGPPGCGKTLLAQAVAGELKIPLISIAAPQLVVGISGESEKRVRKLFETAVKSAPCVLFIDEVDSISPHRETTSRDMERRIVAQLLSSLDNLKDDDKVIVIGATNRPDSLDPALRRAGRFDREVCLGIPDRQSRRAMLDLMCKNLRIDPTVNLDKLSELTPGYVGADLKSLTREAATVAANRTIEAIKKKLQVISDNDKPDETEQLLSSNKNKIKDTLKLLRSDNFIPINEVSEIQIELNDFKEALKKVVPSSKREGFVTVPNVTWDDIGSLKKIREELHMAMLAPVTHAKEFTALGLDVPTGVLLCGPPGCGKTLLAKAVANEAGINFISIKGPELLNMYVGESERGVRQCFQRARNSQPCVIFFDEIDALCPKRSDMDANGRSGQRVVNQLLTEMDGFEGGRSGGVFVMGATNRPDMIDPAVLRPGRLDKVLYVGLPDAEGRVDILKAVTKNRKRPVLADDVDLEAIGKNEKCSYFTGADLAALVREAGIICLQEYISSNDVNKQLAIQSKHFDEAMMKTRPSVSAEDQAHYELLKLEYAAPRS; this is encoded by the exons ATGTTGCGTTTGCATCATTACGATCTGCAGACAAATTTcagcttaaaatatttgtccaAGACATCATTGCAAGATGTTCAATACTCCGATCGATTTATTATACCCCGCGTTGAAGag tatttGAACCGTTTTATGCAATCCACAAGAAAACGAAGATTTCTGGATAAAGAACTAATTGTCAATGCCTTGCGATCAGAGTATCCAGAGTATAATAGAAAACCGTGGGGCGTTATGTCGAATTTGACTGCTAGAG CGTTAGTTGTACTCGATAATATAAAAGACGGCAAACTAGTAGAAGAATTATCATCGGAAGACTCAACCATTGACATAATGTCTTCTGGAGACGAACATATTGACATTACAAATGATTTGGATCCTCCAGAAAATCCAAAACATTATATCACCGATGTAAACAGTTCAGCTTCTGAATTAGCTCAAga aGTTGGATCAAATTCTTTTGCCTGTGATATAACTACTAATGGTGATAGCAATAAGCCAGCCACTGGTCCTAGTGAATTTGAGAACatg cCTGGTTGGGTAATAGACAAAATGCCAATGAAAagtgtaaaaagaaaaaataatttagacaaAACTGTCGAAGGAATGCCAACACCTTTGAAAAAAGTTTGCCAACAATTAGGTACAACAGAAGAAGTAACTTTAACGTTTGATGATTTAGCTGGTTGTGATTCCGTGTTGTTG GAAATATGTCAACTAATTATGCATATCAAGCACCCAGAAGTTTATAAGACATTAGGTGTATCTCCACCAAAAGGATTTTTGTTGCATGGCCCACCTGGATGTGGTAAAACACTCTTAGCACAGGCAGTAGCAGGA GAGCTAAAGATTCCATTAATAAGTATTGCTGCTCCACAACTAGTTGTCGGTATAAGTGGAGAGTCAGAAAAACGAGTgagaaaattgtttgaaactGCTGTTAAATCGGCACCTTGTGTTCTGTTCATTGATGAAGTAGACTCAATTTCTCCACATAGAGAAACCACTTCACGTGATATGGAACGTAGAATTGTTGCTCAATTACTATCATCGTTAGACA atttaaaagatGATGACAAAGTAATTGTGATTGGCGCTACAAATCGTCCTGACAGTTTAGATCCAGCATTGAGACGAGCTGGCCGGTTTGATCGTGAAGTCTGCCTCGGTATTCCTGATAGACAATCTCGCAGAGCAATGTTAGATCTTATGTGCAAAAATTTACGAATTGATCCAACTGTCAATTTGGATAAATTAAGTGAGTTAACACCAGGTTATGTTGGTGCTGATTTGAAATCTCTAACAAGAGAAGCAGCCACTGTAGCAGCTAATAG aacTATTGAAGccataaaaaagaaattgcaAGTAATATCTGATAATGATAAGCCTGATGAGACTGAGCAGTTACTGTCttcaaacaaaaacaaaatcaaagatacattaaaattgcTTCGTTCAGATAATTTTATTCCAATAAATGAAGTGAGTGAAattcaaattgaattaaatgatttcAAAGAAGCTCTGAAGAAAGTGGTTCCTTCGTCCAAAAGAGAAGGATTTGTTACAGTACCCAATGTTACATGGGATGATATtggttctttaaaaaaaataagagaaGAACTTCACATGGCTATGTTG gcTCCAGTAACTCACGCTAAAGAATTCACTGCATTGGGTTTAGATGTTCCTACTGGAGTTTTATTATGTGGACCTCCTGGCTGTGGTAAAACATTGTTAGCAAAAGCTGTAGCAAATGAAGctggtattaattttatatccatTAAAGGCCCCGAATTATTGaatatg TATGTTGGTGAAAGTGAACGAGGAGTACGTCAGTGTTTCCAAAGAGCACGTAATTCACAGCCTTGCGTCATATTTTTTGACGAAATTGATGCACTTTGTCCTAAAAGAAGTGATAtggat gcAAATGGTCGTTCTGGTCAACGCGTTGTCAATCAGCTATTAACTGAAATGGATGGTTTTGAAGGCGGTAGAAGTGGTGGTGTTTTTGTTATGGGTGCAACAAATCGGCCAGATATGATAGACCCTGCTGTTCTTAGACCAGGGCGTTtagataaagtattatatgttGGATTGCCAGATGCAGAAGGCCGTGTGGACATATTAAAAGCAGTCACTAAA aaTCGTAAAAGACCAGTGTTGGCTGATGACGTTGATTTAGAAGCGAttggtaaaaatgaaaaatgttcttACTTTACTGGAGCTGATTTAGCTGCACTTGTACGAGAGGCAGGTATTATATGTCTGCAGGAGTATATAAGTTCAAATGATGTTAATAAACAATTGGCAATCCAAAGCAAGCACTTTGATGAAGCAATGATGAAAACGAGGCCTTCAGTATCTGCTgag gatCAGGCACATTATGAATTGTTGAAATTAGAATATGCTGCACCAAGAAgttga